One stretch of Roseimicrobium sp. ORNL1 DNA includes these proteins:
- a CDS encoding PSD1 and planctomycete cytochrome C domain-containing protein yields MKSIGTLPVIVVTVVAVACHARAEDAASVAFFESRIRPVLVEHCYECHSAESGKSKGGLLLDTKHGIRSGGETGPAVVPGDTAKSLLLTAVKHADPDLEMPPKKPKLSDRVIADLESWVKNGATDPREVAAKTAAMPPVSIEEGRKFWAYQKPVVAEFPKTKKADWAIRDLDRFVLAKLEAEGMTPSPDADPIVLLRRLHFDLIGLPPAPEEAQTFVEAWKKGGQEREKLLGETVDRLLASPRFGERWGKHWLDVARFAESNGRESNITFPHAWRYRDYVICAVNEDKPFDRFVTEQMAGDLLPAKDDAERARLQIATGFLAFGAKGLNEMSKAQFAADLADEQLDTATRAIMASSVACARCHDHKTEPFSMEDYYALAGVFKSTKTHYGTWIDSENNNGGTLIRLPDLPGQLIPNKAGTPQEVAKLKADLAQLTKEGKEQEVYVTKAKLEGKDLSGEFNKLLTNAIRIYWQSGGMEGRLATVDDQGRALPLCMGVEDAGQVEDAALLERGEIAHPGKTVKRGFPKVMEIRGVSAPDKRSSGRLEFAQWLTSPEHPLTSRVMVNRVWRHLLGAGLVKTTDNFGFSGERPSHRELLDSLAVKFAEGGWSVKALIREIALSRTYRQASTYRDDCFHKDPENRLLWRVSKKRLDAEVIRDSMLVVSGLLDPSPRAGSLVAELDNHSVSLIGFNKKIPEDLDGSRRRSVYLPVLRDALPDAMELFDAAEPSLVIGDRSVTNVPLQALYLLNGAFVQEQAAALATRVATSQKTTEGRIREAFLLCFNRVPDAKETELAKYYFETAGTSSEAPREDALLASYCQALLATAEFRNAD; encoded by the coding sequence GTTGTCACGGTGGTTGCCGTGGCATGCCACGCACGCGCGGAGGATGCGGCGTCCGTCGCCTTCTTTGAATCAAGGATCCGGCCTGTGCTGGTGGAGCACTGCTATGAGTGCCACTCCGCGGAATCAGGTAAATCAAAAGGCGGATTGCTACTGGATACCAAGCATGGCATTCGCAGCGGCGGTGAGACTGGACCTGCGGTGGTGCCGGGGGACACGGCCAAGAGTTTGCTCCTAACAGCGGTGAAGCATGCGGATCCCGATCTCGAGATGCCGCCCAAGAAACCAAAGCTGAGTGATCGAGTCATCGCGGATCTGGAATCATGGGTAAAGAATGGTGCCACCGATCCACGCGAAGTCGCTGCGAAGACGGCTGCCATGCCGCCGGTGTCCATCGAGGAAGGAAGGAAGTTTTGGGCTTACCAGAAGCCGGTGGTGGCGGAGTTTCCCAAGACAAAGAAGGCCGATTGGGCCATTCGAGATCTTGACCGTTTTGTTTTGGCAAAACTAGAAGCGGAAGGCATGACACCTTCGCCGGATGCGGATCCGATCGTGCTGCTGCGGAGATTGCACTTTGATTTGATTGGCCTGCCTCCGGCGCCGGAAGAGGCGCAGACGTTTGTGGAGGCGTGGAAGAAGGGAGGACAGGAGCGGGAGAAGCTGCTTGGTGAGACCGTAGACCGTCTGCTGGCGAGTCCGCGCTTCGGCGAACGATGGGGCAAGCACTGGCTGGATGTGGCGCGTTTCGCCGAGTCGAACGGTCGCGAATCGAACATCACCTTTCCCCACGCGTGGCGGTACCGCGACTATGTGATCTGTGCGGTGAATGAAGACAAACCCTTCGACCGCTTCGTCACGGAACAGATGGCCGGTGACCTGCTGCCTGCCAAAGATGATGCGGAGCGCGCGCGTCTGCAGATTGCCACGGGGTTCCTTGCGTTCGGCGCGAAGGGACTGAATGAAATGAGCAAGGCGCAGTTTGCCGCGGATCTCGCGGATGAACAACTCGACACGGCGACTCGTGCGATCATGGCCAGTTCGGTGGCGTGCGCACGTTGTCATGACCACAAGACGGAGCCTTTCAGCATGGAGGACTACTATGCGCTCGCAGGTGTCTTCAAGAGCACCAAGACGCACTACGGCACGTGGATTGATTCCGAGAACAACAATGGCGGCACCCTGATTCGCCTGCCGGATCTGCCGGGACAACTCATCCCCAACAAAGCTGGCACCCCTCAGGAGGTGGCAAAGCTGAAGGCCGACCTCGCGCAGCTCACCAAGGAGGGCAAGGAGCAGGAGGTCTATGTGACGAAGGCCAAGCTGGAGGGCAAGGACCTCAGTGGTGAATTCAACAAACTCCTGACCAATGCGATTCGCATCTACTGGCAAAGCGGTGGCATGGAGGGGCGGCTGGCCACGGTGGATGATCAGGGGCGTGCGCTGCCACTCTGCATGGGCGTGGAGGATGCAGGCCAGGTTGAGGATGCCGCGTTGTTGGAGCGCGGTGAAATCGCGCACCCAGGCAAGACCGTGAAACGTGGCTTCCCCAAAGTGATGGAGATTCGTGGCGTATCAGCCCCTGATAAGAGGTCGAGCGGTCGGCTGGAGTTTGCGCAATGGCTTACGAGCCCCGAGCATCCGCTCACCTCGCGAGTAATGGTGAATCGTGTGTGGCGCCACCTGCTGGGAGCGGGGCTTGTGAAGACTACGGATAACTTCGGCTTCAGCGGCGAGCGTCCGAGTCACCGGGAGCTGCTGGATTCGCTGGCGGTGAAATTCGCTGAGGGCGGCTGGTCGGTGAAGGCGCTGATTCGTGAGATTGCGTTGTCGCGCACCTACCGGCAGGCGTCCACGTATCGGGACGACTGCTTCCACAAGGATCCGGAGAACCGCCTCCTGTGGCGTGTCAGCAAGAAGCGGCTGGATGCAGAAGTGATTCGCGACTCCATGCTGGTGGTGTCCGGCTTGCTGGATCCTTCACCTCGCGCAGGTTCACTGGTCGCGGAACTCGACAATCACTCGGTGTCGCTCATCGGCTTCAACAAGAAGATACCCGAGGATCTGGATGGCTCACGCCGACGCTCGGTGTATCTCCCGGTACTACGCGATGCGCTGCCGGACGCGATGGAACTCTTCGACGCAGCGGAGCCCAGCCTGGTGATTGGTGACCGCAGCGTGACCAATGTGCCACTGCAGGCACTGTATCTGCTGAACGGAGCTTTTGTGCAGGAACAGGCGGCGGCGCTGGCCACCCGGGTGGCGACGTCGCAGAAGACGACGGAGGGGCGCATACGCGAGGCGTTCCTGCTCTGCTTCAATCGTGTGCCGGATGCGAAGGAGACGGAGCTCGCGAAGTACTATTTTGAGACTGCGGGAACTTCATCCGAGGCCCCTCGGGAAGATGCCTTGCTAGCCAGTTATTGCCAGGCGCTGCTGGCCACAGCGGAGTTCCGCAACGCTGACTAG
- a CDS encoding DUF1501 domain-containing protein — translation MQTTASAFPRRLVSRREALMTVSSGIGYMAFAALAQTAAAKGGDALVSKAPHFPARAKRVIFLTMRGGPSHVDLFDYKPNLIKSSGKSATLGRDSAGAKLLGPAHPFSQHGSSGLWITDRYPHLAKHADDLCIINSMHTDLPNHAQAFAQMHTGSFQFVRPSLGAWTLYGLGSENDNLPGFITLNPPADNGGALNYGSAFLPAICQGTRIGGSQLPDLYAAFLKRDDTPGPPMKNIANGKLSSSTQRAQIDLIRSLNQHKLEQEQWQPEIEGAIESFELAFRMQSEVPGVLEIRDEPESVRKLYGIGEGKDQFARQCLLARRLAEAGVRFIEIAAPANWDHHALLKDNLAKACEATDRPIAALLTDLKQRGMLKDTLVVWAGEFGRTPYAQATDGRDHNNKGYSIWMAGGGVKGGMNYGATDEIGYKAEVNPMHIHDWHATLLHLLGLDHTKLTFNYAGRNFRLTNVSGEVAKGLLA, via the coding sequence ATGCAAACGACCGCTTCTGCATTTCCGCGTCGCCTGGTTTCACGCCGCGAGGCCTTGATGACGGTGTCCTCGGGCATCGGATATATGGCGTTTGCTGCACTCGCACAAACGGCAGCAGCGAAAGGAGGAGATGCGTTGGTCTCGAAGGCACCACATTTCCCAGCAAGGGCGAAGCGGGTCATCTTCCTCACGATGCGCGGAGGTCCCTCGCATGTGGACCTCTTCGACTACAAGCCCAACCTCATCAAGAGCAGCGGCAAGTCCGCCACGCTGGGCCGCGACTCTGCGGGAGCGAAGCTGCTCGGTCCGGCGCACCCCTTTTCGCAGCATGGGAGCTCGGGTCTGTGGATCACGGATCGTTATCCTCACCTTGCGAAGCATGCGGATGATCTGTGCATCATCAACTCCATGCACACGGACCTGCCGAATCATGCACAGGCGTTTGCGCAGATGCATACAGGCAGTTTCCAATTTGTGAGACCGTCGCTGGGGGCGTGGACCTTGTATGGTCTGGGCAGTGAGAATGACAACCTCCCGGGTTTCATTACGCTGAATCCGCCGGCGGATAATGGCGGCGCCCTGAACTACGGCAGCGCCTTCCTGCCTGCGATCTGTCAGGGTACGCGCATTGGTGGCAGTCAGCTTCCTGATTTGTATGCTGCATTCCTGAAGCGTGATGATACACCGGGGCCACCGATGAAGAACATCGCGAATGGCAAGCTTTCCTCATCTACCCAGCGGGCGCAGATCGATCTTATCCGCAGCCTGAACCAGCACAAGCTGGAGCAGGAGCAATGGCAGCCGGAGATCGAGGGGGCGATTGAGTCCTTTGAGCTGGCCTTTCGCATGCAGTCGGAGGTGCCGGGGGTGCTGGAGATTCGCGATGAACCGGAGAGCGTCCGCAAGCTGTACGGCATTGGCGAAGGGAAGGACCAGTTCGCACGGCAGTGCCTGCTGGCACGGCGGCTCGCAGAGGCTGGGGTGCGCTTCATCGAGATCGCTGCGCCAGCGAACTGGGATCACCATGCGTTGCTCAAAGACAACCTGGCGAAGGCTTGTGAGGCGACGGACCGGCCCATCGCGGCACTGCTTACGGATCTGAAGCAGCGAGGTATGCTGAAGGATACACTCGTGGTGTGGGCAGGCGAGTTTGGCCGCACTCCCTATGCCCAGGCAACTGACGGGCGGGATCACAACAACAAGGGGTACTCCATCTGGATGGCCGGTGGTGGGGTGAAGGGCGGTATGAACTACGGGGCCACGGATGAAATCGGGTACAAGGCCGAGGTGAACCCGATGCACATCCACGACTGGCATGCGACCCTCCTGCATCTTCTGGGGC